The segment CTAATCAAAAACACAAGGGGTGATTATTTATGATTAATCGCACTATATTAGTGGGTCGTTTAACTCGAGATCCAGAACTTCGTAAAACACAAACAGGTAAATCAGTCGTATCATTTACTGTAGCGTGCAACCGCCGCTTCGGTCAACAAGATGAAACTGATTTCATTAACTGTGTGGCTTGGAATCATACAGCTGATTTCATGGCGAATTACTTGCTAAAGGGTGCTTTAGTAGGGCTAGAAGGTCGAATTCAATCGAGATCATACGAAGATGCTACTGGCAAACGTGTGTATGTTCAAGAGGTAGTTGTGGATACACTTCAGTCACTTGAATCACGCGCACAACGTCAAGAACAAGGCGCAAGCCAAGGTCAATATCAGAATCAAGGCGGAAATCAAGGTGGATCAAGTTATACACCTTCATATCAACCAGATCCTGAACCATCATTCTCAATGGATGATGAACCTGTTCTCGATATAACCAGTGACGATCTTCCATTCTAATCGAAAGGAGATTTGTTATGTCATTCAGAAAATTCCGTGGACCACGTCGTAAAGTTTGCTATTTTACAAAAAATAACGTAAAAACAATCGATTACAAAGATGTGGAATTACTAAAACGCTTTATCTCAGCAAATGGTAAAATTATTCCTAGACGTGTTACAGGTACAAAAGCTAAATACCAACGTCCATTAGCAACAGCTATTAAACGTGCTCGTCAAATGGCTTTATTACCATACGTATCAGATAACTAAGATATACAAAAGCCTCTCTAACGAGAGGTTTTTACTTTATGGAGGATACTATTATGAAGAAAACATTGAGTCTTACTTATGGCGCAATGACTGTTGCTTTAACAGGTATTATTTTATTTTTTGATCGTATAACTGCAGGTTTTTTTATGACGTTTCTTGCGCTGCCTTTAATTGTTTATGGTTCGTATTGTGAGTGGTCGTATGCTTTCGTTGTCTATCTCTCATGTATCATTATGGCGGTTATTATGTCTGGGCTTTTCTCAACTGTTTTAATGATGGCGGGTTATGGTGCCGTAGGCTTAGCGTATGTTTACTGTATGAAAAAGAATGCCTCCCCATCGCGGAGTTATCTTGTTATGGGAGCGGTTATTGCATTGTTTTACTTTATAATGATTCGATATTTTGGACCTGCATTCGGTATGGATTTTCAAGAAATCATACAATCTGTGAAAGGAATACTAAATGTTCACAATTCATGGGTGCTTTATGGGATTTCCATCGGTATGGTTCTGTTTACAATGGCTATGGAGCTCTTTATTATTAAAACGGGTTCGGACATCATTTTAGTGATGTTACATCGCAATAGAAAATAGTGTTATTTTGTGATAAAATTTAGGGTGAAAACCTAGGGGGTTTATTATGTCAAATCGATTTGAGACTCTTAAAACACGTTTAATGATTTTAACTTTGACCCAATTGGTGGTCCTCTTCTTTTTCCATGTTTTTATTAATAAATACTTATATGTTGTTCAATACATTTTCCTTGTGATTGATTTTGCGATTATCTTTTATATCTTTGCAACCGCGATTACAAGTCGTAAGGAGCGTGTTATCTCTGTTGCGGATGTATTAGGTCAGGAAGCACGGTACGCTTTTGAGTATGCAAATATGGGGATTATTACGCTTGATGATCAAAATACAATAACGTGGATGAGTGAACTTTTTGATGAACTTAATATTCTCGGAACGGGAGAATTGGTTACCGATATTTTTCCATCAATTGTGAAAATAATAAAAGGAAATCAAGAAACCATGACAATTCGTTTTGATTCGCATGTTTTTGAAGCATCAACAATGGGTCAGAAAAACATCGTTTTCTTTAAAGATGTTACCGAATTGAATGAACTTGAAATTATTAATAAAATAACCAAGTTGTATTGGGAATTGCCCATCTTGATAATTATGAAGAAACAACACAGTACGAAGAAGAACAAACGATTGCCTTTATTGATTCAAACATTCGTCAGGCTGTTGTGCGATGGGCGGATAATCATGAGATGTTTGTGCGTCGTATTCGACCAGACCGTTATCTTTTAGTACTCAATGAGCAAGTGTTTCAGCGACTTGAGAGTGAACGATTCTCGATTGTGAATGAGATTCGAAAACAAGCTACAAAAATTGACGCAAGCATTACCTTGTCATTGGCTTTTGCACGACACAGTGATAATTTTAAAGATTTAGAAGATATGTCGAATAAAGCACTTGAAATGGCACAGAGTCGTGGTGGTGACCAGGTTGCAATTAATACTAAAAATGAAGTAATGCGATACTTTGGTGGAAATACTGAAGCTGTGGAGAAACGAAGTAAGGTTCGTGTACGGGTCATGGCTCAAAACCTCGGTGAACATATTTTAGAATCCAGTAATGTCGTAATTGTAGGACACCGCATGATGGATTTTGATTGCTTCGGTAGTGCCTTGGGTGTCTCATCAATTGTTTCAGTTTACAATAAAGAAGCATCTATTGTGATTGATTTAGAGGACACTGAGGTTAATCTTGCAGGCGGAATTCGAAAGCATCGTGAAGAATTTGAGAAGGATCACAATTTAGTAACACATGAAAAGGCGCGCGAACTTATTGGGCCCAATACATTACTTATTATGGTAGACCATCATTCCTTACAACAATGTCAATTTCCAGATTTAGTGGATAAAGCAGAAACGATTGTGGTGATTGATCATCATCGTCGTACGGGTGATTTCAAGTTTAAACCAACACTAACATATATTGAATCTTCCGCGTCATCTGCAAGTGAGCTAATTGTTGAGTTGTTCCCATATCACCGTCGAAATGTTGTTATTTCAAAGTTGGAAGCAACCTTTATGTATACGGGGATGTTGATTGATACAAATCGATTTAGAAATCGAAGTGGAAGTCGAACATTCCAAGCAGCTGCTGAGTTACGAAAATATGGCGCTGACTTAATGGAAGTTGAGAACATGCTTCGAGATGAATATGAAAGTTTTGAAATGAAGAATAAAGTATTAAGCAAATGTGAATTTTTCGATGATTACTATGTGATTGCGGCCTATAAAGATGAGTTATTACCACGGCCACTCATGTCACAAGCGGCTGATGAAATTCTCACGGTTAAAGAGGTTGAGGCTTCATTTGTGGTTGCTTATGTTGATGAAGATATTGTGGCCATCTCATCGCGTTCAAAAGGAGAACTTAACGTTCAAGTTGTGATGGAACGCCTTGGTGGTGGTGGACACTTTACGGGTGCCGCGGCTCAAATTAAAGGACAGTCGATTCATGAAGTAGTGGAATCGTTGAAAAAATCTATAGAAAATGTAAGAGAGGAAAGTGAATAATATGAAGTTGATTCTATTAAAAGATGTTAAAAAAGTAGGTAAGAAGAATGATATTGTTGAGGTAGCCGATGGTTATGCACGTAATTTTTTATTACCCAATAAACTTGCAGTTATGGCAAGTGATCAAAGTCGTGAAATTTTAGACCACCAAAAAAAAGAACATGCTGCAGAAGTGCAAGCGGAGATTGAAAAAGCGAAAGAACTCGCAAAAGAACTTGAAAAAATCACTTTAGAATTTAAAGTAAAAGTGGGTGAAGGGGGTCGTGTATTTGGATCTGTATCCACAAAACAAGTAGAGGATGCATTGAAGAAAGAACACAAAATCAAAGTAGATAAGCGTAAATTTAAACCAAATGGTCCAATTACTCATTTAGGATCGAACCGTATCCAAGCAACATTGTATGGAGATGTAACCGGAGAAATCCATGTTAAACTAATTGCTGAATAAAAGGAGGAACTATGCGTAAATTGCCTTACAGTCAAGACGCGGAGATGGCACTTTTAGGAACACTATTGGTGTTTCCAGAGTCTGTTGCAGTTGTTGAAGAATATGACATGCAAGTCGATGACTTTTATAATACCGAGCACCAAAGAATATTTTCTCATATGTTAGAAATTATTGAACGTGGCCGTGTTTTAGATGCGACGACTTTAATAACACGATTAAAAGATCAACATGAAATTGATAGTGTAGGTGGTGTTGAATACTTATTTGCCCTTACGGAAAACAGTGCGACACCAGCAAGTGTGAAGCATTATATCGAAGTAGTTCAAGAAAAAGCACAGATGCGACGTCTTATCGATGTTGGGCAGTCTATCGCTGAAAAAGGGTTTGACTCTACAACAGAACTTACCGCACTCCTTGATGAAGCAGAACAGAGGATTTTAGAAGTAACGCGTGTCCGTCGAACGACTGAGATGCAACAAAGTCGTGATGTTGTACGAGAAGTAATCGACAATCTAAATCGTATTCGTGATAATCATGATCGTATTACAGGTTTGAAAACAAATTACAGTCATTTGGACAATGTCACCAATGGATTACAACGGGGTGACCTAATCATCTTGGCGGCGCGTCCCTCTGTAGGGAAAACCGCTTTTGCGTTGAACCTGGCATTGAATGCTGCACGTCACAACAAAGATGAAAAAGCAGGTATGGCAATCTTTTCTCTTGAGATGCCTGCAACACATTTGATATCTCGGATGTTAAGTGCTCAATCTTCCGTTAAAAGTGAGTATTTACGAACCGGCAACCTCAATGATGAACAACTCAATAATGTTTATGCTGGCGCGAATGTTCTATCGAAACTGAATATTTTTATTGATGATAGCTCAACAATCACCGTTCCAGAAATCTTTTCGAAGTGTCGAAAACTTAAAGCTGAAGGAAATCTCGATATGATTGTAATTGACTATATTCAGTTAATTACAGGACGCGGTAAAACCGAATCCCGTCAACAAGAAGTATCTGAAATTTCCCGTGGACTGAAACAATTAGCTCGTGAGATGGATTGTCCAGTTATTGCTCTGTCTCAGTTATCACGTTTAGTAGAACGACGAGACAGTAAAATTCCTCAATTGAGTGATTTACGTGAATCCGGTTCAATTGAACAAGATGCGGATATTGTTATGTTCTTATATCGAGAAGATTACTATAAAGATCGTGAAGGCGAGGATGACGACGCACCTCAAATGCCAAAACCAGAACAACAAGAAGTATTACTTAAAATGGCGAAACACCGTAATGGTGCACTGGCAGATATTACCCTTATGTTCAATGCTTCCATCAGTAAATTTTATGGAGTAGCCGGAGAAGGAGGTAGATTGTAATATGAAAAAACATAAAAACCTCATTATGATATCCGTTGCATTTCTTTTTGCGATTGGATTGGGTTACCTTTACAAGTCGCCAACTTCCGCAACAGAAATAAAAACCGCGTATGAAGCAATCGATTCGTCATCCGCGATTTTTCCTCAAGAAGTAGTTACTGTAAATGATAATCCAGTGGTTATTACAAAACTTTATCGTGAACAGAAACTTGTCGGCGTTATTAAAGATTCAACACGCTTACAAAAAATGTTCGATGAAGTATATGAAAATGAATATAAAGAAGAATTTCCAGACTCAAAGCTTGGATTTATTGATGACTTGATTCAAGTCGATGAGATGAGTTTTAATATTTATGAAGATCGCGATAATGATATTTTTGACTACCTTTATAAAGAAAATTTATTTGCGATTGAAGCAAATAAGGTAACGTTTTCAAATGGAGCCATTATCTACGTAAAAAACTCCGAAGATTTTGATTCGGCGCGCGATAAATTTATCCAGAACTTTACCAGTGAAAGCACATTTGATGCCATTAAAAACAATAAAAAAATTCCAGCGATTACCGATTATGGAACGAAGGACATCGATGTAAAAGTTAAAGAAACCGTTAAAGTAACGCGGGGTCTGGCAACGAAAGATAAGATTTTAAAAGATGAAACGGAAATTCTTACGTTCCTTAGTTATGGGTATAATCCTAAAGTTGAAACGTATAAAATTAAGCCGTTTGATACATTAGAAGGTATTGCATACCATAGTGGAATGAACGTAAATCAAATTCAGTCCATCAATGCTGATAAAATTAAAGACGTAAATCAAGTGCTTGAAGTCGGTTCGGAACTACGAGTAAGTAAGTTTGACTCACCATTTACCGTTACCGTAACAAAACAACGTATGACGACGGAACCCGTTTATCCTGAAAAAACGGTATATCAATCTGATCCAGAACTTGCAGAAGGAAAAGAAGTTGTGGATGTTGTGGAACAAAATGGTGCACGAGATGTTATTTACGAAGACGTTTATGAAAATGGTGCATCCATCTCAACGAAAGAAATTTCAAGTAAAGAAACTAAGAAACCAGTTCGTGGTGTCATTCGTTATGGAACTAAAGTTGAACCAAAAGTAGGTAGTGGAGCTTGGCGTTGGCCATTAGACAATGCCTATGTCCTCTGTGGATATGGTTGTTATCCAAATCACTCGGGTACTGACTTCTCGACACACGGTAGTGGATACGGTCCAATTTATGCGATTGACCGTGGTGTTGTAACTACAAACTCCTATGATCCAGGTGGATGGGGTAATTATATTGTTATTGACCATGGTAACGGATACCGTTCCCTCTACGCGCATATGGCAAGCCCAGGATATTTCCAAGCAGGGCAAACGGTTGCGAAGGGTGAAAACATTGGTTATGTTGGTATGACGGGTCGAACAAGTTATCCACACGTTCACCTCGAAATTATTGTAGGTGGAGGAACACGTGTTGATGCATGTGGTGTTATTGGCTGTTAAGGCTTAATCAAATCGAAGTATAAACGAGATTACGGTGTCGTTTGTGCTTTCCAAAAGGAGTTGGTTTAATGAAACAACATAAAGAACTGAAATTAATCCTGATAACTTTTGTAGTCTCAGTACTTATTGCGTATGCAATCGAAACTGTGAGTGCGAATGCGAGTGTTGTGGATTTATACAAATTAACCGATACATCTACATCAATTTTCCCACAAGCGGCTCAAGGGAAGTCCGACAAACCGATTGAGGTTACAAAACTTTATCGCGATAATAAACTAGTGGGGATTATCAGCGATGGCTATAAACTTAATAAGATGTTTGACAAAGTATATGAAGAAGAATATAAAGCGGAATTTCCGGATTCAAAATTAGGGTTTATTGATGATCTAATTCTGGTTAAAGAGCTAAGTTTTAATCGCTATGAAGATCGTGATGATGAAATCTTTCAATATCTCTATGATGAAAAATTATTTGCGATTGAAGTAAATCAAGTGAAGTTTTCAAATGGTGCGATTATTTATGTCAAGAATATTGATGACTTCAACAAAGCGCGTGATACCTTTATCCGAAACTTTACGGATGAGAAAACTTTTGAAGCGATGAAAAACAACCATAAAATCGAAAGTATCAAAGATTATGGAACTCACGATGTCAATGTGGAAGTTGAAGAGACGGTTCAAATAAGCAAAGGACTCACGTCAAAAGAAAACATTCTTATGAATGAAAGTGATGTATTAACCTTTTTAAGTTATGGATATAATCCTAAAGTTGAAATTTATGAAGTTCAGCCTTATGACACAATTGCAGGGATTGCTTGGCATAAAGGTATGGATGCAAATCAAATAAAATATATAAATAGTGATATAATTAAAGACGTAAACCAAGTACTTGAAGTTGGATCAAAACTTCGAGTAAGTAAGTTTAATTCTCCATTTACCGTTAAAATTACTCGCGAACGAATGACTTCTGAAGTTGTTTATCCCGAGTCGACCATCTATGAATCGGACCCGGAATTATCGGAAGGGAAAGAAGTTGTGGATGTTGTGGAACAAAATGGTAAACGAGATGTGGTTTATGAAGATGTTATTGTGAATGGTGCTCCGAAGTCTTCAGAAGAAATTCGGACTCAAATGACCAAAGAGCCAATTCGTGGAAAAATCCGTTATGGAACTAAAGTTGAACCGCGTATTGGATCGGGTAACTATCGTTGGCCTTTAGATAACGCGAATATCTCTTGTGTATACGGAAATTCCTGTTATTACAATCACAATGGAACAGATTTTGTACTTAATGGTGGAGGATTTGGTCCAATCTATGCGGTTGACCGTGGTGTTGTCTCGGAGACGGTAAGTGGTTGTTTCGAAGGGAATTATGGCTGTGGAAGTGGCTGGGGAAACCATATCGTAATTGATCATGGTAACGGCTATACAACACTTTATGCACATATGGCTACCGGACCATACTTTAATGTTGGAGATCTTGTAAAGCGCGGAGATAATATTGGCTATATGGGTATGACGGGAACGACTTATGGTCCTCATGTTCATTTAGAATTCCGTTATCATGGCGTGCGGGTGGACCCATGCTCTGTTATGGGATGTTAGATAAAGGAAGATGTTTATGAAATATTCAATGCTTGCAAGTGGATCTAAAGGGAATTGCTGTCTTGTGGAATCGCAAGGGGTTCGAATTATGATTGATTGTGGAACCACCAAGCGTTATCTTAAGCAAAGTTTTGAATCACTTGAACTAACATTTGATGATGTAGATTGTGTGTTGATTACGCATGATCATAGCGATCATACAAGTCAGCTTAAACATTTTTCACACCATCAAATCTACTGTCCTTCTGATATTGTGTTCAATCATATCAGAGTTGAACCGTATACAAATTATCACGTTGGACCATTCGTAATTACAGCCGTGAAAACATCTCACGATGCGGATGATTCAGTTGGCTATATTGTGGATGATGGACATCGAAAACTTGTTTATATTACTGATACAGGATATATTCGAGAACAAGATTTTGAACTGATTCGTGATGCAGATTACTACATACTTGAGAGTAACCACGATCCTGAATTGTTAATGCAAACCAATCGTCCTTATGCCATAAAGCGTCGTATTTTATCGGATACAGGTCACTTGTCAAATGAAGAAGCGGGTGTTCTGTTATCAAAAGTTGTTTCGGAAAAAACAAAGGAAATTTTACTAGCCCATCTTAGTTCGGAAGCTAATGATGAATATTTAGCCCTATCAACAGTTCGTGAATTAGTTGATAATGAGGGGATTGAATTCAATGTCGCTAAACAATTTGAAATTGTAATTGGAGGATATCAAATATGAAAAAAGACCAAGGCTTTAAAAACACATTTATCGGAATTTTAGTTATTTTACTTGCTTGGAATGGATTTTTAACATACCAAGTGTATGATTTAAACAATCGCCCTACAGTCACAGAAAAGACAGAAGATGGAAAAACTGTTGAGAAAGTTGTCACAGAATTTGAAACAGATCCAACAAAAGTCGTTGAGAATGTTCGCGACCAAGTAGTGAGTGTCTTAAATGTTCAAGGTGGACAACTGGCGGGTAGTGGATCTGGAGTTGTATACAAAAATGAGGGTGGTAAAATTCATATCATTACCAACAATCATGTAACGGAAAAAGGGGAACAGTTTTATGTTCAGTTCTCTAATGGTGAAAAAGTCGAAGCGAAATTGTTAGGATCAGATCCATTTACCGATCTCGCATTGCTTCAGGTAGAAACCGAATCGGACGTAAAACCCATGAAACTTGGAGATTCATCGGTTGTTAAAGTAGGGGAATTTGTACTTGCAATCGGAAGTCCCGTCGATTTGGAATTCGCAAACTCAGTAACGTTCGGGGTTATTTCGGGTAAAGACCGAAAAGTTCCGGTAGATTTAAATGGTGATCGTAATCCAGATTGGGATATGGTTGTTATGCAAACAGATGCCGCAATTAACCCGGGAAATAGTGGTGGTGCCCTTGTGAATATGAATGGCGAATTAATTGGTATTAATTCAATGAAACTTTCTTCGGCTCAAGTTGAGGGGATGGGATTCTCGATTCCAATCAATGAAGTGGTTCCAATCATTAAACAAATTGAAGAAACAGGTAAGGTTCAATATCCCGTGATCGGAATTTCGGGTGTTTCCGTTTCAGAAATGAATCCATTCCTAAGAAATTACTATAAAGTGCCTGCGGATGTAAGTGCCGGCGTCTTTATTGCGGAATTAACACAAAATGGCCCAGCCCGAAAAGCAGATATTAAAGAGGGTGACATCTTAACTCACATTAATGACAAAGCTATTTCGAGTTATCGAGAATTTAGACGCGAACTTTATACACATAAAGTGGGCGATGCTGTTAAACTCACCATAAATCGAAATGGCGCAACACATGAGGTAGAGGTAACATTGCAGTGATTAAAATAATCGCAATTGGAAAAATAAAAGAGAAACCAATGCAAGCACTGATCCAAGAGTTTGAAAAACGTCTTAAACCCATTCATGCCGTTGAGATGGTTGAACTTACGAATTCCAATAAAACAGATATTACAAGCATCATCGAAGATGAATGTCAGCGTATTATGGAAAAAATTGATGATCGTGATTACGTGATTCTTATGGACTTAAAGGGTAAAGATTTGGATTCTGTATCAATGAGTGAGAAAATAATTGACCTGATTGATATGGGAAAACCAATCATCTTTATCATCGGAGGTTCTCATGGTGTGAACCAAGCGATTCGAGATCGTGCGA is part of the Erysipelothrix piscisicarius genome and harbors:
- a CDS encoding DUF2232 domain-containing protein, with translation MKKTLSLTYGAMTVALTGIILFFDRITAGFFMTFLALPLIVYGSYCEWSYAFVVYLSCIIMAVIMSGLFSTVLMMAGYGAVGLAYVYCMKKNASPSRSYLVMGAVIALFYFIMIRYFGPAFGMDFQEIIQSVKGILNVHNSWVLYGISIGMVLFTMAMELFIIKTGSDIILVMLHRNRK
- the rplI gene encoding 50S ribosomal protein L9 produces the protein MKLILLKDVKKVGKKNDIVEVADGYARNFLLPNKLAVMASDQSREILDHQKKEHAAEVQAEIEKAKELAKELEKITLEFKVKVGEGGRVFGSVSTKQVEDALKKEHKIKVDKRKFKPNGPITHLGSNRIQATLYGDVTGEIHVKLIAE
- the dnaB gene encoding replicative DNA helicase translates to MRKLPYSQDAEMALLGTLLVFPESVAVVEEYDMQVDDFYNTEHQRIFSHMLEIIERGRVLDATTLITRLKDQHEIDSVGGVEYLFALTENSATPASVKHYIEVVQEKAQMRRLIDVGQSIAEKGFDSTTELTALLDEAEQRILEVTRVRRTTEMQQSRDVVREVIDNLNRIRDNHDRITGLKTNYSHLDNVTNGLQRGDLIILAARPSVGKTAFALNLALNAARHNKDEKAGMAIFSLEMPATHLISRMLSAQSSVKSEYLRTGNLNDEQLNNVYAGANVLSKLNIFIDDSSTITVPEIFSKCRKLKAEGNLDMIVIDYIQLITGRGKTESRQQEVSEISRGLKQLAREMDCPVIALSQLSRLVERRDSKIPQLSDLRESGSIEQDADIVMFLYREDYYKDREGEDDDAPQMPKPEQQEVLLKMAKHRNGALADITLMFNASISKFYGVAGEGGRL
- a CDS encoding M23 family metallopeptidase gives rise to the protein MKQHKELKLILITFVVSVLIAYAIETVSANASVVDLYKLTDTSTSIFPQAAQGKSDKPIEVTKLYRDNKLVGIISDGYKLNKMFDKVYEEEYKAEFPDSKLGFIDDLILVKELSFNRYEDRDDEIFQYLYDEKLFAIEVNQVKFSNGAIIYVKNIDDFNKARDTFIRNFTDEKTFEAMKNNHKIESIKDYGTHDVNVEVEETVQISKGLTSKENILMNESDVLTFLSYGYNPKVEIYEVQPYDTIAGIAWHKGMDANQIKYINSDIIKDVNQVLEVGSKLRVSKFNSPFTVKITRERMTSEVVYPESTIYESDPELSEGKEVVDVVEQNGKRDVVYEDVIVNGAPKSSEEIRTQMTKEPIRGKIRYGTKVEPRIGSGNYRWPLDNANISCVYGNSCYYNHNGTDFVLNGGGFGPIYAVDRGVVSETVSGCFEGNYGCGSGWGNHIVIDHGNGYTTLYAHMATGPYFNVGDLVKRGDNIGYMGMTGTTYGPHVHLEFRYHGVRVDPCSVMGC
- a CDS encoding GGDEF domain-containing protein, with the protein product MDSNIRQAVVRWADNHEMFVRRIRPDRYLLVLNEQVFQRLESERFSIVNEIRKQATKIDASITLSLAFARHSDNFKDLEDMSNKALEMAQSRGGDQVAINTKNEVMRYFGGNTEAVEKRSKVRVRVMAQNLGEHILESSNVVIVGHRMMDFDCFGSALGVSSIVSVYNKEASIVIDLEDTEVNLAGGIRKHREEFEKDHNLVTHEKARELIGPNTLLIMVDHHSLQQCQFPDLVDKAETIVVIDHHRRTGDFKFKPTLTYIESSASSASELIVELFPYHRRNVVISKLEATFMYTGMLIDTNRFRNRSGSRTFQAAAELRKYGADLMEVENMLRDEYESFEMKNKVLSKCEFFDDYYVIAAYKDELLPRPLMSQAADEILTVKEVEASFVVAYVDEDIVAISSRSKGELNVQVVMERLGGGGHFTGAAAQIKGQSIHEVVESLKKSIENVREESE
- a CDS encoding 23S rRNA (pseudouridine(1915)-N(3))-methyltransferase RlmH, yielding MIKIIAIGKIKEKPMQALIQEFEKRLKPIHAVEMVELTNSNKTDITSIIEDECQRIMEKIDDRDYVILMDLKGKDLDSVSMSEKIIDLIDMGKPIIFIIGGSHGVNQAIRDRANYRWKISNLTFPHQLVRLMLYEQVYRFFMISKNHPYHK
- a CDS encoding M23 family metallopeptidase, translated to MKKHKNLIMISVAFLFAIGLGYLYKSPTSATEIKTAYEAIDSSSAIFPQEVVTVNDNPVVITKLYREQKLVGVIKDSTRLQKMFDEVYENEYKEEFPDSKLGFIDDLIQVDEMSFNIYEDRDNDIFDYLYKENLFAIEANKVTFSNGAIIYVKNSEDFDSARDKFIQNFTSESTFDAIKNNKKIPAITDYGTKDIDVKVKETVKVTRGLATKDKILKDETEILTFLSYGYNPKVETYKIKPFDTLEGIAYHSGMNVNQIQSINADKIKDVNQVLEVGSELRVSKFDSPFTVTVTKQRMTTEPVYPEKTVYQSDPELAEGKEVVDVVEQNGARDVIYEDVYENGASISTKEISSKETKKPVRGVIRYGTKVEPKVGSGAWRWPLDNAYVLCGYGCYPNHSGTDFSTHGSGYGPIYAIDRGVVTTNSYDPGGWGNYIVIDHGNGYRSLYAHMASPGYFQAGQTVAKGENIGYVGMTGRTSYPHVHLEIIVGGGTRVDACGVIGC
- the rpsR gene encoding 30S ribosomal protein S18; the protein is MSFRKFRGPRRKVCYFTKNNVKTIDYKDVELLKRFISANGKIIPRRVTGTKAKYQRPLATAIKRARQMALLPYVSDN
- a CDS encoding MBL fold metallo-hydrolase, which encodes MKYSMLASGSKGNCCLVESQGVRIMIDCGTTKRYLKQSFESLELTFDDVDCVLITHDHSDHTSQLKHFSHHQIYCPSDIVFNHIRVEPYTNYHVGPFVITAVKTSHDADDSVGYIVDDGHRKLVYITDTGYIREQDFELIRDADYYILESNHDPELLMQTNRPYAIKRRILSDTGHLSNEEAGVLLSKVVSEKTKEILLAHLSSEANDEYLALSTVRELVDNEGIEFNVAKQFEIVIGGYQI
- the ssb gene encoding single-stranded DNA-binding protein; the encoded protein is MINRTILVGRLTRDPELRKTQTGKSVVSFTVACNRRFGQQDETDFINCVAWNHTADFMANYLLKGALVGLEGRIQSRSYEDATGKRVYVQEVVVDTLQSLESRAQRQEQGASQGQYQNQGGNQGGSSYTPSYQPDPEPSFSMDDEPVLDITSDDLPF
- a CDS encoding S1C family serine protease gives rise to the protein MKKDQGFKNTFIGILVILLAWNGFLTYQVYDLNNRPTVTEKTEDGKTVEKVVTEFETDPTKVVENVRDQVVSVLNVQGGQLAGSGSGVVYKNEGGKIHIITNNHVTEKGEQFYVQFSNGEKVEAKLLGSDPFTDLALLQVETESDVKPMKLGDSSVVKVGEFVLAIGSPVDLEFANSVTFGVISGKDRKVPVDLNGDRNPDWDMVVMQTDAAINPGNSGGALVNMNGELIGINSMKLSSAQVEGMGFSIPINEVVPIIKQIEETGKVQYPVIGISGVSVSEMNPFLRNYYKVPADVSAGVFIAELTQNGPARKADIKEGDILTHINDKAISSYREFRRELYTHKVGDAVKLTINRNGATHEVEVTLQ